In the genome of Passer domesticus isolate bPasDom1 chromosome 2, bPasDom1.hap1, whole genome shotgun sequence, the window CATCATAAACTGATGGAAAGAGAGAGTTTAATAAGTTGTTTGAATCCATAAACGTATGGGTGACATAAATGAAAGTGACACACTTGCCTATGGCTCTGGTGAGACTGTTAGGaagttctctttttttcacAGATTTAGAGTTGATTTTTCACAGTTTGAAAAGTGACCATTCTGTGTATTGTGTCTTCTTGCAGGTAAAAGGACACAGAAGAGAAGATGGACTGGGGAACTCTGCAGAGTGTTTTGGGAGGTGTAAATAAGCACTCCACCAGTATCGGGAAGATATGGCTCACAGTCCTCTTCATCTTCCGTATCATGATCCTGGTTGTGGCTGCAGAGAGAGTCTGGGGAGATGAACAACAAGATTTTGTCTGCAACACGCTTCAGCCTGGCTGCAGGAATGTTTGCTATGATCACTTTTTCCCCATCTCTCACATCAGACTCTGGGCCCTGCAGCTGATCTTTGTCTCCACACCTGCGCTGCTGGTGGCCATGCATGTGGCTTACACCAGGCATGAGAAGAAAAGGCGGTTCAGAAATGGTGAGAAAATTGATATTGAAGAGCTGAAAAATGAAAGGATTCACATTCGGGGCCCCTTGTGGTGGACGTACACCAGCAGCATCTTCTTCAGGATCATCTTTGAGGCTGTCTTCATGTACGTGTTCTATTACATGTACGATGGCTACCAGATGCCCCGCCTGGTGAAGTGCGACGCTTGGCCCTGCCCCAACACTGTGGATTGTTTTGTGTCTCGGCCCACTGAGAAAACCACGTTTACTATTTTCATGCTTGCTGTATCTGGGATCTGCATGATGTTGAATCTGGCTGAGTTGTGCTACCTAGTGATAAAAATTTGCATGAAAGAATCTGGGAAAGCAGCAGTTTTGAAATAAGTCCCCATTTTCAGGATTTACTGGCTCCTCATTTCCTTTCAACTTTCTTAggtataaaaaaataataaacaatatttttcaTACTCAaggaaaaggataaaaaatgaatgttcttttgtgttttaaagTGGATAGCCTCCCTGGAAGGTGATGCTGAGGCAGGTTTTAAAGATCATAAGCTAATTCAGTATTCCTGCATCCACAATTAGAGAGCGTGGCCTTCTGGCACCAGTTTCTCCAGGTATGCCTGCTGCTGGGATCCTACTGTTGGGACAGTTAACTCTTCAAACACAGGGAGTGGAAAGGACCAGAGAAGGCTCTAGTGCCCAGAGGAGATCCAGAAATCACACAGTGTCTTGGCTCAAAGGCAAAACAGTATCAAAGGTTTTTGGTGAAAAGTGGGGTAAAGGATTTTTTGGGGCATATCACAGATTTTGAGAAGGAAGAAGACAGGGAGGTGATTGTGTTTATACTAGGTGTCCTTTCTAAGTAATCTGGAGAGCAAGAAAATTGTGTAGGAGCACAGATACTCTGGCAGTGCATGCTGTCAGCTTTGCTGGGCACcagcatgtttttttttttcttctcatcttCTTGCCTGCACTGAGAAGCATTTCCTTAAGTGTTGGGGGTGGCCAGTATCAACTGCCTGTGAATGCCATTGGGTCAGTGCTGCCTCCCCATAGTCACAGAGACTACAGCAGTGGGAGGAAAGAAGTTCCTTTCTCTTGATCAGATGAAAAAAAGtaggggaggagggaggcagtGCAACAACTTCTCTTGTTCTCTCACAATACTGAAGAATCTTGGTACAGTAGACTTAATCTGATAAAGAGATGTTTTACCACCTGTGCCTCACTCAGCTgtatactcttttttttttcccaataaaaaccaagaaaaaaatacctttttttgtTCTGCTGGTTATCCAAAAGAAGTGCTTCAACTTACAGCATGATATCCAGTGCTCCTtccatttctcctttttttttctatctagCCTGCACAGCTTTTTTTCATAAAACCTTCTCCCTATCTGAGGTGCCCTTCAAATGAGTTGAGCAAACCACTCCCAGTCTCTCTGACTTTCCACATAGTGAGATTAAATCACCATTCCTTTTGTTAAAGTTGGCCTAGCAGGAATTCCAGACAGCTTGGAGAGCTAAAACAGCAAAGGGGCCTGATCAGAAATTAGGAGGAacttgatatttttttaaagttcacaCTGCTGTGCTGTAAATTGTATATTACTAATTTGAAGTATTATATGAGTCAGTCTGGTCTCAAAGAAGTCTCAAAATGAGGTGGTTTATGCCTGTAATGGGCAGCATATGGCACTTAGGGCAACAGAGTTCATCTCCCAAGTGCCTGCCCATTGAATCCACTCCTAGAAAGATGACTGTTTCTCCTTAGCTTTAATAACTGGCTTTTCCCCAAAATGAATGAGCACTAGCTCAGCTTCTCTATTTGCATTCATCTTTTACTGTACATTTGGATTTGTCACTGTTGGAGTAAACAAAGCTGCATGAATTAAGGCCCATGACCCTTCACTGTGCACTGAAAGTGGAGCATAAATAGGCTTACCTCGCTTGTGAGCTACATCCAGAGATACAACTTGACTGCAGATGGAAATCTGTCATCTaagaggaaagcaaaaaaaccatgaaaacaCCATCCTCAGAATCATGAAAAAAAGATAGAAAGTCATTCATAGTGAGCTGGACTGGAAACTTGGACTGTGAAAACATCCAACTTAACTCCAAAGAACAGTTTGGCACATACTAGGTTTGTGCTTGATAGAGCTCCTGCTTATTTCCATGTACATGTACAGAGAGCAAACTAGTCCCAGTGCTCTAGTATTGCATTTCTTTTGTaacaagttttatttttttccctgaagttaTAATTAAAGCACTTTTTTGGTGTCTGTTTTCTGTATTACTTATACATGCTGTGTGTTACCTAATGTGTTTAATAAAAATCTGTTTACCATAGTGGAACACGTAAGTACCAATGCTATACTCAATAGGCAAGGGCTGGTGTAAGGATTTTGGCCTTCAGCTGCAGGTTGGTGTTTCCACTGGTTACACTGCCTGTTACTCTGAAATCTCCACTTGCAATAAAATATGCTGCTTAAGACAGCCTTGCAGCTGCAAAAGGCCAATGATAAACTTAACTAGCTCCATAGGGAAAGAGTTTGTTTTCACCACCTACCTTTGAATTTAGCTGGAACTTGGAATGAGACACACCAAAACTGTTAACACTAACACTATGAAGTTGTCTTCAACTAGCAGTCTGACAACAAGATTATCAGACAGCAAAAAAAGATAGAACTGGGAAAAGTGTTTGGATGTAGCCAAGAGAGGGCTTTGATCCAGATCTGCAGCATCAGGCAATGATAGCTCTGAGATCTGTGCATATTTAATTTGGCTGAATAACTGCTTTGTAAAAAAATCAGATACTTTATAGGAACATGGAAATCGCACCTATTTCTACATGTGCTACA includes:
- the LOC135294254 gene encoding gap junction beta-2 protein-like; this encodes MDWGTLQSVLGGVNKHSTSIGKIWLTVLFIFRIMILVVAAERVWGDEQQDFVCNTLQPGCRNVCYDHFFPISHIRLWALQLIFVSTPALLVAMHVAYTRHEKKRRFRNGEKIDIEELKNERIHIRGPLWWTYTSSIFFRIIFEAVFMYVFYYMYDGYQMPRLVKCDAWPCPNTVDCFVSRPTEKTTFTIFMLAVSGICMMLNLAELCYLVIKICMKESGKAAVLK